The following DNA comes from Dermacentor andersoni chromosome 2, qqDerAnde1_hic_scaffold, whole genome shotgun sequence.
ACAAAGCTAATATACAAGAAATACTCTATTTGAACGTCTAGTAACGCGAACGTGTGACAAACTGTGGCAAAATTCTGAACTCCTTGATGCCACAGAAACGATGCCGTGGTGTACAAGTGATATGTATCTCATGTGCGTGCAGAAAGTTCTAGTATGTCTTTTCGGGAGTTGTTCGTATTGGTAAGTCGCTTGATGTTGCTCTGTCCTTCGTGATGGGGCTGCCGCGGCGCTTCACGGGCTCCCTTGGCATACGCACCAGTGTCTCTTGCATGGCGCGCTTCCTATCCTCGCTTGTCCCGAGTCCGGAGCTCTTGCTGGGCGCTAATTGGTATTGCTGCCTAACGTCAATGTGACAGGGCACAAGTTCGGCGCCCACCACGAAAAGTGACTTGAAGGCGGCAGCAATGGCAAGCTGCAACGTTGTACGGCGGCCGAGCAAATCAGGCATCGCAGTCGGCTCCCGTAGGTCAGTGGCCAGGATGGTCAGTGTTACGGCAGAGACAAGTGCGGAGGTGCTCACGGTGTTCCTGAAGCCGAAGGTAGCAATGAGCGGCGCCGAGACCACGAGCACAATGAAGGACACGATGAAACTCAGCGTGGTTGTGATTTCCCCGACGGGAACACTGTCGGTAATGACGAAGGCGTCGAAGGCGTAGCCTATCGCAGTCCACATATAACACATGGTAACAGTGCAAGCTCTGAACCGTGGGCTGCAGATACCGCTGCTATTTCCAGCCTCCCGACTACGAGCCTTAATCGCCGCTGCCTGAGCTGCCATGAGATCTCGGCAGTGCTCTGGCGAGACCTTGTTTATACTTGCCGCACGCAAAGCGATGCGCTCGGCTTCTTTGACGTTGCCGGTCTCCAAAAGCCAGCTGGGTGACTCATCGACGGTGTAATAAAGTAGCAGGAGAAGGCACGTTGGAACCATCAGTATCAGCTGCAGCGTCGCCCATCCGGCCTTCAGGAGTTGAGCGGTAAACAGCGTGATGGGTGATAGCATCAACGCAGATGTCGCGATCAGGATTATGTAATCAGAATATTTTTCAATCGGCGACACTTCATAAATCAGCCCGTACACAGGTACCACGAGGGCACCCGTGGAGGCTGACACGACGGCGCCTACACCCACGAAGAACTGCAAGTCATTCGGCACGGCACTAGCGGTGCCCGATATGAGGACTACGGGTACGGTTAAGTACCGCCTTGCGACCGATGCTGTCCGCGAGCGCTCCGACTGCTGGCAGCGGAGCCATGCACGCAGCCGCGTACACGAGCCTCGCGACGTCGATGAGCCAGCGCCTGTCGCACACTAGGTTCCAGTGGCTGACGATGTTGTTCCCGTACTGGCCGAGGTCGAACTCCCACGATGCGCAAGGCACGATGCGAGCCGCATGGCCACCGTGCGGGGGGTCGCGCATTGTGCAGTGGCTGTGCTCGCCTTTCTCGTCCACCGGTATGGCCAGCTGTTTCCACTCGTCCACGCTGAGGTTTTTCATGGAATCGGGCCGCCCGCGCCAGTGATCCATTACGCCAGCTGCTAGCCTGAAGCTCTCGTAGTTCAGCCCGTAGTTGTAGAGTGCGATGACTGCGCCAAGGCTGATTTGCCGGGCACAGATAGCGGAGTCGTGGCCCGTCGGTCGTGGTGTGCGGCcatccatgatgatgatgatgatgatgatggcctcatgttatggctcatacccacgctgggggattggccaagaattgcgtgctgaaatgcttgaagcttgcttcttcTTCTATTGTGACAGCGTGCGCGCAAGCTAATATGTACGAGCAAGGGCGTGTGGCACGTGCCATGGATCAACCGAAATGAAAGAGGTAcctgcacttaaaaaaaaaaagctactgtGGGCTAAGTGGCTGCACTTACTTCAACATAATTGCATTTACACTAAAAAAATTACATCGCTATACGGCGTTCCACTCGATAATATTCTTCATCAAGCGTAAacgaaagacagacagacaaaatagCATCCAAATGAGCAAAAAGCATCAAATTGAGCATTAAATGGTGTAATGTGCCTCTGAGCATAAGCTACAAAGCGGAGATGAAGTGACCACCGCAAATGACGCGTTTTGATTTTGCAGAGCTGAAGACTCCTTTCTCTGTGAAAATGGCCTACTTTATAATATCAACGGTCTTCGGAAACCCGTCTAGTCGGGGCAGATCATAGTCAATAAAACAGACGGCGCCTACGAAGGTACAGTATATTAAAACAAACGACCTTTCGGCTGTCGCATGGGAGCCTACTTCACAAAAACTGCAAACAGCGAAGTACACTCGTTAAAATACGTGTTATCGCGTGCTGCAGGTATCGCACATATACGGGGAGGGGGAGTACCAGTACTTCTATTAAGCGTGTGTGCATAGTTAAAAATGATTAAGATACCAAGTGCAACCGCGAAACCTTTTTTTGTTTCGGTGGAGATGGTGTACGCGTCATCCTAGTTGATCTCGTGCCCAGTAGACGCAATATACTGTACTTTGGTCAGGTCCGCGTGTTTTATTGACAAGGATGTCATTTATTTTTTTGCGCAGTCGGTGTGCCTTCATATAGCAAATCAATGTCAACAGCTATATGAAAAAAACACTAATACCAAGGTGCCTCAGGGGCCGTTCCTGAGTGCGAGCCAAGTGAACACGCTGCCAGCTAACGTCAGCTTCGTCAAGCGCATGACATAAATCCCAATTGCACACTGCATAATAAAGTACGCTGCGCCATTGAAAACGTACGAGGCGATGATACTTTGCGAATAAACATAAGAAAGTATCTGCAAGAGAACACTAAAGAACATATGTAGCGTGTGCGTAACAAACTTTAACACATCAGTTTCTCAACATAGCTATGAAAAATCACTCTCTCGTCTCTCTAACAACTGATGTGCTGTTGCGTAATAACAACCGGTTGTGTCAGTTATGGCAGATCATTGTGAGAACGTTATCCGTGTCAGTAGTGTCTTTAAATACATAAAACTACACGTGCGAAATTAAGCTACTGCGCGAAGCAGGCATTCATGGAACAGTGGAACTGTACGAAATAAAAACCTAGAAGATCGCACTTTTGAAACTTCTTCCACGTGCTGTTACACGACTGGTCAGCTTGCGTTCTCTGTTTGCCTGAGTTAAGCACAACGTTTCGTCGACTGGATGCGAAATAATGAAAACTGTTCGATGCGAGGAAAATACACACTGTAATATGAGAATATTCCAACGTTCAcaggctgctaagtacgaggacACCGATGTGGTAACCGAGGACAAGCTGGTGAACGGTCTAATCTACCAGCACCAGCGACCACCTCAGGACGTCAAGCCAGCCTTGATGGTCTGCCGCCTGCAAAAAGCGTACGGCTATACGGACACCAACGTATACAGTGCTGCAGGCAAGTCGTCCCGGTACTTTTCTGTACACAGTGAGAACGATAAGGAAATTCcaggggctcgattttttttcGTTAGTCATGTgattaaaacaaaaaacacatatgcaatggcagcagaTGTTGCACCTCACACCGCCAATGAGGTGAggggtgctggctaacactcctagggctgAGCTTTACATGTACTACACAAATACACGAGAAGGTTTAGGGGAGGATGGCCTCTGCTGTAGCTTAATTCGTAAAGCACCGCACGCGTAACAATGAAATTGTCTCTTTATTTACTTTCATATCTGTTGTCCTAATTCTATATTTCAGTTAAACGTAACTATATTCTTTCATGTGTttcctggcttcattgtctgtttcttCATGATTGTAACATGTACTCGGGAATTTAACACAGCGGTTACGTGAATACCAAGACATGGATATTACTTTAGGAAACCATTTACTGTATACCGGTATTTTTCAGAAATTAAAGCCTGAAACATATGAATTTTGCAGACAACAATGCTTCGGTAGAGAATCGCCTGCAAAGAATCGGCTTACTTGACGTCCAGTGCTAAGCGTCAAATAAATAGCGTTTATAAATATGCGGTACAAGAGAGCTAGAGCTAGCGTTTTATATATAACATGATGATgtattctttttttgcatattacATGGTGACAGGGTCTATAGTTTTCAGCTCAAATATAAAACAACCAGTCGATGTTCAAAGAAATAACGAGAAACGATAAAAGTGTTCAGAACAAGGAATAGTTATAGAAGAACATTTAGAGAACGTTTAAAGAACAGTCTATGACTGCTAAAACATAACAATAAACGAAAGTAAGTTGAAAGTTCCAGCATTACGCGCGCCACCGTGTGGCCTTCAATACTTGAAATACTCGCGACGATGCATGCACTCTCGCGTATCACCCTGTTCGACTGTTATGTTCCGAAGATGTGCTGTGTTCCATTTCGTTCCGAAGATGTTCAGTTTAGCCCAACTGCTACGCGAACACAGGATACAGATGGGCTAAGAGCAGAACACACCCGCGGCACTGTGAGTGTCCTGTTCTTTCAGTGTCCATGTAGTAGAGGCGCTGCACAGAACTTCTTCATGACgacataccaacaagcccaagccaCACTCCTGATCGATTCCATTTTGTGAACAGTGTCCAAAAAGAAGCTACTGTTCGCAAACGCCCCCAAGACGGGTGCTTTGGGGGCATTTGCGAACAGTAGCTTCAATTTTTTATCACATCTAGAAATTTGTTTAGGTCGACATTTTGCGGTTCAAGTCGGAGTTTCGACCTGTAAGTGTATTGCTCTGAAACAGCAACATGCGCATCGGCagaagttttctcttgcttttttttctctgacGGATATGATTGTTTCTCGTAAGAATAGAAGGCACAGATTATAACCACAGTCGTTCTGTGCTGCTCAATATGCACTCTTGCGTGTCAAAACGGCGAGGGCATTCTTGGTGTGCTTCCCACGAAGCGAGCACTTCACCAGCACCCGCCTAGACGACGACGGGATCCGGCGCtcactgtttaaaaaaaaaggacgctcCCTTTGGGGTGACACCAACCACCGCCATTCTCTGAAAGCAGTAGCAGCTGGGAATGCGAGGCTCCTCAAATCGCTAAATACCGACTCTGAGCGAAGAGCCCTCTAATTTATGCAAGGAgccgacgtcgacgactggcGTGGGAACAGCGTTGATCCCTGATTCCCGAATGCCTAGTCATTGCTTTATTGCGATGACGATTGTGCAACAGGGGTGGAGTCCAGCACGTTGGTGCAACATCGTGGGCAGAATGCCGGGAACACTTCGACCCTTCTGATTGGCGGGGACACAGTAACCGCATTCCCTCGTCTAGTGACGTAGGAAAGACGACGGCTTAAAATGTGGATTGTGAATGCTTTGTGCAGCCTGCCCAGACACTTAGTGGGATCAGACATGTAAATTGCTCAGACAGAGCGTGTGCTCCTATTTGCATGGATCCAGTAGTGAGCtgtaaatatgtaaaataaaccGATGCGTTTCCTTCAAGGTCCCTCTCATGCTCTCACCAACAAGGAACTCTCGGCGATTGAGACGGACGATGGCGTGAGTTCACCTAGCTTAGTGCGACACCCCAGTACAGCGCAGACCAGCTACCATGTCTTTGGTGCTCCGGCGGCGTCGATAAGCTAACCTCTGTGAGGCGCCCGACTCCGAAGAACGTACCCCGGAACCGGACCTCGAAAGCGCCTTCGTGTGCAACATGCTGGCACAGTGGCTGCACTACTTTCAGATCAAGTCATCTTTAACTGCTCTAGAGTAAGTTCTGTCACGAGTGCGCCCCGAATACTCTGCATCGTTTCTTTGTATACAACTGTTCTACGCTTTTTACGTTCTTTCCCTCTGCTTTTTGCTTCACCTTACGCCATACGCGGGGCATGCAGAATTGCATGCTCGTGGTGACGGCATGCGACGCTAATATCATTTATCGCTGATGGCGATGTAGGGCGTGAGCTTCACTGTGCCGTCTGGCGAGTGCTTCGGTCTCCTTGGCGTCAACGGGGCGGGAAAGACTACCACGCTTAAGATACTGACCGGAGAAATACCTCCGCATGGCGGTGAAGCTTTCATTGATggattctccatatttcgcgatCTGTCTCAGGTAAGGAGGCGACCGGTTCATAAGCCCATCTTGCAAGCATGGTGTGCACGGTTGCCCAGACGTTATAAAGAATCACTTACACAGAACTTTGTGCAAACTGTTCTAAGGGATATTCTGCATATACGACGTTAAATGGTGATTTCTGTGTGTGGTAGTCGAAAGCACGATGGGATGTAGATGGCGAGTCCGCAGAGAGCTAGAAAGAAACGGTAGTGAAGTGAAAAATAGGGAGATGGAGGCAATTGTGTTTGTGGAGGTTTTTCAGCGACACTGGCAGAGGAAGAGGAAGCTGTGTTGGAAAAGAGCACCTGTGTTGGAACAGAGCACCTGAACAGTTATGTTGCTGCATCCTTTTTAGAAGAAAGCGCATGATCTGTATCTAAGGTACCGCAAGAACTAACTGGTTTTGCGGCCGCTGTACTTCTAGGAGTAGCATTGGGATAAGAAATAGCGCGTTGCATCTCTTCCCAGAGACCACCAACATTTTCTTTATACTGCACGTTTTTCGTTTTCATGTCGTatctatgtttttcttttcacacCAATTGTGGCCAAATGGGAATTACGAAACCTATATTGCTCTGCGGCTGAGACACTGCAGCGGAAGGTTGCAGCTTTTGATTATTCATCTCTAAGGGTCTAAATTACACTGCTCCGTAGACGAACGCGGTCCCTCACTTCATTCTACAGCGACGTGTGTCTTGACGAATTCCCACTGGGCTGGCGACGACTCGCAGATTCATCGCTACCTGGGCTATTGTCCGCAGCGCGGCGGACTTCTGGGTTGGCTGACAGGCGTCGAGACGTTAGTGCTCTACATTTGACTGCGTGGGATCTCGCCAACCAGCGAGTAAATCAATACGCTGCTTTACATATTTCACCTGGACGAAATCGGCGATCAACTCGTGGGAACCTACAGGTTGGCATCGCTACGCGCTTCAATCAGCCTAGGTATTCGATCCGTCCACTAGCTTCTCGCGATGGTTTATCGACAACAGGCAACATATAGGGAACAGCAACGCATACAATTACGCAAGACAGCGGTACCGAGAGGGCATCTGCTTTCTTGCATTGTTCGGTTTCTTTCATTCAATACCGAACATTTATTTGCGAGGAATTGGACTTGCGGGACGGCAATGTAACTGTCCTAAATTTACGTTAGAAATAAAGCCCACCAAAGATCAAATTGGCGGAAGCACCAGCTACAATTAGAATGGCGCGACTCGCAGTCAACTAGCTGCACACGTCCCAACACGTATTTTCTGTGGTTAAACAATGCATCGACGAGAACTCATCCCTCTACAAGATCGTATCAGCTTGTAACTGTGCCGTGATAGCAAGGAGAAACAACTGTCAACGAAACTGCAAAAACACGAGAAATAGATTTAGGCGGATTCTAGACTTACACTATATATGCTATAACTCAATGGAAGCCGTGGAAAACACATCacaagattttttttattttcttcagctCGAACAAATATTCAACAAATTAAATGTAAGCGAACAATGTGCTTTCTATTATCAAAATTTGCAGAACAGCCTGACCGTCTAGCATACGTAACAGTAGCCGATGAAGACCTGCTTAATTCTGGTCGCGaagagatatagagaaataaattttattggcATCTTGGGCTTCAAAATGTGGGGcctttagtccagggctccaATGGCCATGGTGATGTTGCGGGCCTGACGGACCAGTGCCTGCTGAACCTGCGGGTTTCCGTTTCCTAGCAGCGCTTCCCAGCTATCCGGGGTTGGGATGGGAACATAGGTCGAAACTATCTACAAGTCTTGATGCTATTAATAATTTTGTTGTCAAAGACTGCGCTGTCGCCATAGTTCCTGTTTTAACGTATTTGTGTTATTTGTCCTTGCTGAATGCATTATTTTCTTCTCAATGCAAAGTTTCGACCGTAGTCCCAGTATTTAAGCCGGGAATCATTTGTGGGACGGAGAATTGCTACCCTTCGTCACACCTTCTTAATTTTTCTTAGGTTCTTGAGTTGTCAATGTACGACGGCTTACATCATTATTTCAAGCGAGAAATCTCCGCTTTACAACATGATTTTGTCAAAAGGGAACCGGTGGGAAATAAACCTTCCATGAGTGAGCGGGCCCACTGCATTTAACCTcagtacccgccgcggtggcttagcggctatgttgtagcgctgctaagcacgaggtcacgggatcgaatcccgccgccggcggaggcggcggccacatttagataggggcgaaacgcaaaaacgcccgCGTAACATGCGTTGATTGCACGTTCAAGagccccaggtgttcaaaattaacccggagtcaatacggcgtgcttcataatcagatcatggttcttggcacgaaaaccccagaatttaaatttAACCACAGTCAGATAGATGCAGTTCATTTTGTTAGGCCTAACGCTTTCGATAAAGTATCACACCAAATACTAAGGCTGAAGCATTGCGGAATATGTAAACTTTATTGTGCACAATTGGAAAGTGACGTGAAGAATCGGTCGAAAGTAAGTGAATTTTTTTATGCCTCGTCTGAACAGATTAAATAATTTTAGGTATGACTGAAGGTCCTAAAGTTGGCCCACtgctaatttaatttttattaatgattttTCGTTACTCTTAGAGAACAGAAAGACATTATTGTTTGCTGAAGACGCAGAATTACAAATATTGAAAGCATGCATGATTGTCAGCTACTGCAGAACGACGTCCTCTCAGTGGAGCAATGGTGCGTTGCAAATAAACTTCAACTGAAGTTGAAAAATACTTCAGTGATCTCGCTCACCAGAAAGCTTGCTTGCTTAATCTTGTGACTATTATCTTTCTGGCGGGAAAGTACAGTGGGTTTATCGTGTATGGGACTTTGGTGTTGCCGTCAGCTGTAGTTTGGATTTTTGCTTGTATGTGTCACAGCCTAGCGTCAAGTGTTCTTGGTGGGATTTCACGTATAACGAAAAATGCTTCGAACACTGTAATGTGTTGTGATACTCTATTGATCGTATTTTGTGTTCGCATCTCTGATGCGTAACTCGCTGTTTATTACGTTTAGTGACCTAATTGAAGGAGATAACATTTGTACGTATTGTATATGGAAGGTATATCAGGTGCCGACGGTTCTACAGCTACAGTTGTATTTAGAGGAGTTTCGAGCTTGGAAACGTGTCCGATAGAAGGCTTGCGCGTGGTATAAAATTTCTCGTAACGTACTGATTGGTACGCTTGGCTGTGATGTAGTTTTGTCACCGCTAGGTTTTCATCTTTCGTGTGGCAATACGCGCAAGTATAAACATACATTCTACCAGGATTTTATATCCGTTTGTCCAAAGACGAGATTGCAAAATACTTACAATTGATCATACTTTCACGACGACTTATTTAAGTGACATTATTGAGAAATCGTGTTTCTTTTCTATTTAATGTTTAATGACTGCTTAAAAGGGGTGCTTAAAATCAAAAAGCACCATGCCCTGCATTTTACGGGAAAAATAATTCGTAGATGACTACGGTATTCCCCAATGCGAAATGaaattttcatttcgcgatatattggctggcgcagataatcaattaaaattaaattatagggttttacgtgccacaaccgcgatctgattgaggcacgccgtagtggaggactgcggaaattttgaccacccggggttctttaacgtgcatctaaatctaagtacaagggcgtTTGCGTAtttttcccccatcgaaatgcggccgccatagccgggattcgatcccgtgacctcgtggaCAAcctatctcgtgcggcacgttgcaatgGAGCGAAGGGTGGCgctactgcctcgctaatcgagagatcaCGAGAGtcagcacgtgggtgacgcgtaggtgcgattcacagcagccgccgcagacacacctccgctcatgcagcgctttgtttccacacaaaggacgcgcgctactctagcgCTATCTCATAGCATTGTctccgcaaagcccgtcttgcgcggcattgAGATTTTCATCCTcttccttcgctttcctcctggCGTTCGTTTCACTATACCGTCTTTCATCCccagctgcgctccgcgttcacctTCATCCGTCCCTGtagtcgttcgctcggttacgagggacaacagCGACGCTCTAAAATGtgttattgcgatatcaattatactGCAGGCGCCGTCACTGTGACGttgcgtataaagtccaagggcgataacaccatcaGCGCGTGCCGtacgtatgctgtgtgtgcgagtgaaaacgtgccaGGGAAGCCGACGATCACGACTCAATCTGGCGCGCAAAGAGAGGAGAAAACTGAGAAGAAAGGCGCCGTCTTCCGCCGTGCGAAAGGACGTGGGGGCCTGGGAAgagagggaggagggggaggcGTTGTTCGCTAGTAACAGCGTATTTCGCGCGCAAGGGGAACCGACGATCGCTGCTTAATCTAGCGCGCGCAAGGGAAGAAAGCGATGAGGCAGCGGAAGGGAAGGTGAGGGGGGCGGGGTTCTAGTTCGGCAGCAAAAGCGTACTTTGCGTGGCCGCACGCGCcctttcttgaaaacgatctgcagACGACTCAAACCTTTGCGTGTGCTGAGTTCTCGCCGCTCACTTTgccttgaagcgatagacagcacgaaggtcacttcgctcgctcctgctgccgcaaTTCTTcaggccagcgttttgacagcgagtgtcaaAACAGCTGGCGGAGAAGTTGGAGAAGCTTCGcgtgctcgctcctagagaaccggaagtagacgacacgacgtgccagcatgacgcagagccagtgaaggcggaactTATCCCCATCACTCGGCGAACgatttgaggagaaaatgcacggcatggaggagggtaacttgtgatcgtccgtagctctcttgaTATGAAACGCTTCACACAAACTGTGGTGCGAACGATTATTATTAGCTGTATCTTACATGTCTGTAAAATTTTCCGGCACTGTTTCATGGCCATTTAAGGAATGGTTCATACCaccgcaaattaaaaaaaaaattaacgcggcctccccattacgacgacagaagagaaattAAATTCTAGGCAGGAAGCGTAGAATTTCGTTTGATGATTTCAGGTggtgagcggcaacggagccagctgtgacaAAAGACGGCGATGCTCGAGCGATGATAGttggtgatgatgacgacgatattTTCCTCTTGCCAATAAATGGCTCATGCCCTTTAACGGGACACTAACGGCAAATGCCAAgctgacgtggactgtttaaccaccattccagaaacctcgcaacgcttgtttcgtgccaagaaaagacttggaTCACGAGAAAATTGCATATCTGAAGGTCCGAATAGCTTTTTCGGATTTGGAATCTTGAAATCTCCCCCCACCCAACcggaggagtggtgacgttgcatacgccatcaccaccctttcctgccgtcagtgagtaaaacggcatCCGAGAGACggtggtaccgagccaagacagagcggtggattcgccgctgcagctgctttttgatcAAGTTGCGTAGACCGTTCGAGCATCCCGCGACATcccatggaagttgaattctctgctacttgcaattTGCGCGAGTTTCGCgaaccagcaaaaccagcacagcactacgcaATAGCGAAGATACTGAAACGCGAAACCGTGGGCGGCGCgtagtcgagcgaaaacgaaatctTTCGACCGATCGCGTCGTTGTCAAGAGTAATCTCGATAAATTCTTGCGTTCTGAAAACGAACTAGAactgggcaagtagcattttatttcgtcttataaaaCAATACAAGGATGGGTTTTGGAACGAGTGGTTCAGTACTAgggacagaatttaactgaggagtgctttcgtcatctggcgagtacttgaatgtcccgggggagtctctaatcatgacCTGCACTTACATCAATTTGTCGGCTATtgaggctctgttcgcgataataatGACGCCTTAGAGATTTTCGTGCACTAATCCATCACTGtatcttgacttaatatttgcctttagtgtccctgtaAGCATTCAGCGGCAAcatagccagctgtggaaggagacgacgacgacgaacgcgtgagcagtggcacgagcgcgttcgcgcgatTGCGCCGAGGTGCTCCTACGAGCTAGTTCGCGGCTTGTGGCCGAAGTGAACAGACGTGTAGTCGGCGCGCTCCGCTaccaccgagactacgcgaccttcaccgaccgcgcTTGActgcccttgcccgggccgctttcgccgggagtcacatgggaagcggctttctcgctgtttcccaccgaccgccttttcttcccgggaTTTTTTACGGCACCCCGCGCCTCTACAACTCTGAAGCCgttccaacgcggctgcccctgtcggggccatagctgccttggcgtgttttctacaccatgaaccaagagcgccaagcgaccagctcaTCCGAGGTccatgttctaaacgggcgtgaaaagggccttcggccaattcaccgctctgtttcgatggagcatttatctaccgcaacgtcattttccaacgagcagaagacgcaatcggcgacggagaacgtcgccgcgcgttcctcgacaacaacgaagacgcccgaggtggataccgcggcagtggccgccgatcccatcgtcgccaattttccctcccaacaacgagaggtagacactccgaccggggaaaggatggaggaggatgctaccccgaacatttacgacgacaaaactgacgacgacacaggtggctgttggaagacagtcatacataagcgacgcatccgtcaaacgcacgctaagacgcaaccctccgagaacatctcgggcattccggacgcctcccagcctaccgtaccCAA
Coding sequences within:
- the LOC126540920 gene encoding solute carrier family 22 member 12-like, which translates into the protein MDGRTPRPTGHDSAICARQISLGAVIALYNYGLNYESFRLAAGVMDHWRGRPDSMKNLSVDEWKQLAIPVDEKGEHSHCTMRDPPHGGHAARIVPCASWEFDLGQYGNNIVSHWNLVCDRRWLIDVARLVYAAACMAPLPAVGALADSIGRKAFFVGVGAVVSASTGALVVPVYGLIYEVSPIEKYSDYIILIATSALMLSPITLFTAQLLKAGWATLQLILMVPTCLLLLLYYTVDESPSWLLETGNVKEAERIALRAASINKVSPEHCRDLMAAQAAAIKARSREAGNSSGICSPRFRACTVTMCYMWTAIGYAFDAFVITDSVPVGEITTTLSFIVSFIVLVVSAPLIATFGFRNTVSTSALVSAVTLTILATDLREPTAMPDLLGRRTTLQLAIAAAFKSLFVVGAELVPCHIDVRQQYQLAPSKSSGLGTSEDRKRAMQETLVRMPREPVKRRGSPITKDRATSSDLPIRTTPEKTY